GCCGAGGCGGCGGTCGCGCAGCTCCAGAAGCTCTCGCGTCCAGTCGACCGGCGCCTCGCCGCGGCCGATCGTCATCAGCACACCCGCGATGTTGCGCACCATATGGTGCAAAAACCCGTTGGCGCCAACCCGCAACTGAACGAGGCCATCGATCGCGCTCAACTCCAGATAGTGCAGATGGCGGATCGGGCTCTTCGCCTGACAGGCGACCGCGCGGAAGCTGGAAAAGTCGTGCACGCCGACGAGTGCCTGTCCGGCCTCGTGCATGCGCTCGATGTCCAAGGGCCGGTGGCTCCAGACCGCGCGATCGCGCTGCAGGGGCGAGCGCGTCGCGCGCACCATGATGAGGTAGCGATAGTGGCGGGCCTGCGCGTCGAAACGGGCATGAAACTGCGGGTCGACCGGACAGGCCCAGCGCACGGCGACATCGGGCGGAAGATTGACATTGGTTCCGAGCACCCAGGCGCGCTCGCTGCGCCGCGCCGCGGTGTCGAAATGCACCACCTGCTCGTCGGCATGCACGCCGGCATCGGTGCGCCCGGCACACTGGACGCGGATCCTGTGGTCGGCGACGCGGCCGATCGCCTCTTCGAGCGTCGCCTGTACGCTGCGCACGCCGACCTGGATCTGCCACCCGCGAAACGCCGAGCCGTCGTACTCGATCCCCATGGCGATCCGTTGCGGGTTCCCCGCAACGATCGGCCCCGATGCGTCGGGCTCGGGCGCGGAATCCGGCGCGGAATCCGGCCTCGGCTCGGATGTCGGCGTCGCTGTCGGCACCCTGATCGGCGCCCTTATCGGCACAGGCTCCATCTCGGCATTCAGGCGAGTGTCCTCAGCATGTCCCGCGCCTCGCCGCGCTGCTCCTCGCGACCGTCCGCGATGACTTCTTGGAGGATCTCCCGCGCGGAGGAGACGTCGTCCATGTCGATGTAGGCCCGCGCGAGATCGAGCTTGGTGGCATTCTCGTCCCAGATCCCGGAGTCCATCGCCCATTGCTCGGCGAGTCCCTCGTCCGGGGGCTCGAGCACATCCGGCAAGGGGTCGCCGCCGGGCGCATCGCCCGCAGAAGGAGCCACCGCGTTCCTCGGGAGCGTCAGGCTCGGCAGCGACTCCTCGGGCTGCGCCCTCGACCCGACCACGGGCGGTGGTCCGGCGTCCAGGAAGGCATCGAGATCCAAATCGCGCGAGTCGCGAAGATCGTCCAGCGTCAGGACTAAGTCGGACTCTTCGGGAAGCCCGTCCCGAGGATTCAGATCCTCGGTGCCCGACGGAGCCGCCGGATCCTGCAGAGCCGACAACTCGGGCAGCTCAAGCGGACTGTCCAATGCGGAATCGTCGAACAACAAAGGAAGATCCTCGTCCTGAGACGGCGGGGACAACGTCTCGGCCACCGGGGACGGTGCCGCCGTTCCGCGAGCGGGACCGTGAACGGGAGCGGGAGTCGATCCGGGACGAGGTTTGGACTCAAACTCGTCGAGATCGAGCGTGAAGAAGTCGTTTTCGTCCTCGCGAGGCTCGCCGAAGGACGCATCGGAGGCATCATCCAACGCCGGAAGATCCGGATCGGTTTCCTTCGCAGGGATACCGGTCGCCTCCGTAATCGGCATGGTGGCGCCCGGGTCCCAGGTACCGCCTTGCTCGACCACCGCGGCGATGGCGCTCAGGCGTTGCCAGCGCGCCGGCTCGGCGGTGTCCGCTCCGGTGGCCTTGAGGTGCTGCATAAGCTTGCGCAACGCCTCCGGATTCTCGGATCCGGCATAGACCTCCGCCAGCTTGAATCTCACATCGAGACGTTCGGGGAAGCGTTTTAGCTCGCGCTTGAGCAGCTCCTCGGCCTCCTTGTAACGACCGTAGGCGATATAGATGTCGGCCTCGGAGAGCGCATCGGCCTCGTCGGTCTCCGCCTCGAAATGTCCGAACGCGGTGAGCTGGGAGGACGGCGCCAGCAACCCGGAGTCGCTCTGCGGCTCTTGATCCGTCGGCTCGGGCGCTGCCGGCTCCGGCTCGCTCGGCGGCACGCGGGCGGCGTCGGCCGGCGTCCGGTCCGCAACCCCGGCCGGCGTGGGTTCGGGCGCAACCGGCTCGGACTCCGACTCGGACTCCGGCTCCTGGAGGGTGACGACAGCGGAGTCGATACTCCACTCGTCTTCATTCTCCTCTTGCTCGCGACGACGACGCGCCGAGACCAATGAAAACGCGAGTACCCCCAAGGCGGTCACCCCTGCGAAACCAGCCA
The sequence above is drawn from the Thiocapsa rosea genome and encodes:
- the truA gene encoding tRNA pseudouridine(38-40) synthase TruA, with protein sequence MGIEYDGSAFRGWQIQVGVRSVQATLEEAIGRVADHRIRVQCAGRTDAGVHADEQVVHFDTAARRSERAWVLGTNVNLPPDVAVRWACPVDPQFHARFDAQARHYRYLIMVRATRSPLQRDRAVWSHRPLDIERMHEAGQALVGVHDFSSFRAVACQAKSPIRHLHYLELSAIDGLVQLRVGANGFLHHMVRNIAGVLMTIGRGEAPVDWTRELLELRDRRLGGVTAPPQGLYFVRAEYPEGFRLPPGREPAPSTDQHNVPRSCL